The following proteins are encoded in a genomic region of Amphiura filiformis chromosome 18, Afil_fr2py, whole genome shotgun sequence:
- the LOC140138844 gene encoding uncharacterized protein, translating into MRKARRDSSSSSSSDDDSKKKGGLPKVSRSELKKFQKECLEHHNDYRKKHKVSAMKMSDDLCKSAQEWAQELAKKNQFKTSGRTDVGENVGMHYSSASTEYSGKECAETWYTGMREYNFKKPEFGQKTAYFTQMVWKNTKEFGIGKAITKENKVIVVAQYNPPGNFQGQFDRNVFPRDDGYRPPSPAVKAKIHKSDDIKKGAKRDSSSSSDDEKKKKGGLFKKKDKKADTPAPTVSKSELKKFQKETLEHHNNYRKKHKSPALKMSDELCKSAQDWAEQLASKDQPLKTSGTYGVGENIAMHYSSATTEYSGKQATDQWYIEGASKYDYKKAAFSQDSGHFTQLVWKGSKEFGVGKAITKENKVILVAQYKPPGNMRGDYADNVFPRSGRDRSPSPKTKKASKGGGARRDSSSSSSSSSDDDRKTTHKIKTEKKIQVTVKKVEALKLDEPDVSPKDLREFRRDLLKAQNKIREKHNAEPLKRSKDLQERAQDWAAHLAKKGEFKNSDNSDVGENIAMHYNSASFDFSGEQAAELWYKQREKYDFKKPGFTNGAGQFTQMVWKGSKEFGAGKAITKEGKVIVVGFYKPPGNYKKEFEDNVDKPRK; encoded by the exons ATGAGGAAAGCTAGAAGGGATTCCAGTTCCAGCAGCAGTAGTGATGATGACTCCAAAAAGAAG GGAGGCCTGCCTAAAGTCAGCCGATCTGAACTTAAGAAATTCCAAAAGGAATGCCTTGAACATCACAATGATTACCGAAAGAAACACAAG GTATCAGCCATGAAGATGTCTGACGACCTTTGCAAGTCAGCCCAAGAATGGGCTCAAGAACTGGCCaagaaaaatcaatttaaaaccaGTGGCAGAACCGACGTCGGTGAGAATGTTGGCATGCACTATTCATCTGCATCAACCGAATACTCTG GTAAGGAATGCGCTGAAACCTGGTACACCGGGATGCGTGAGTACAACTTCAAGAAGCCAGAATTTGGACAGAAAACAG CTTATTTTACTCAAATGGTGTGGAAAAATACAAAGGAATTCGGCATAGGCAAAGCCATCACTAAAGAAAACAAAGTGATAGTAGTCGCCCAATACAACCCACCAGGGAATTTCCAGGGACAGTTTGACCGCAATGTCTTTCCACGGGATGACGGGTACCGCCCACCTAGCCCAGCAGTGAAAGCAAAG ATACATAAAAGTGACGACATTAAGAAAGGCGCAAAGCGAGACTCTAGCAGTTCCAGTGACGACGAGAAAAAAAAGAAG GGCGGACTTTTCAAAAAGAAGGACAAGAAAGCTGACACTCCAGCTCCCACAGTCAGCAAATCTGAACTCAAGAAATTCCAAAAAGAGACTCTAGAACATCATAATAACTACAGGAAGAAGCACAAG TCACCAGCATTGAAGATGTCCGACGAACTTTGTAAGTCAGCTCAAGACTGGGCCGAGCAACTAGCTTCGAAAGATCAGCCTTTAAAAACCAGTGGCACGTACGGCGTCGGGGAAAACATTGCCATGCATTATTCATCAGCAACTACCGAATATTCCG GTAAGCAAGCCACTGATCAATGGTACATCGAAGGAGCGAGTAAATACGACTACAAGAAGGCCGCATTTAGCCAAGACTCAG GCCACTTTACTCAGCTTGTATGGAAAGGTTCCAAAGAATTCGGCGTAGGTAAAGCCATCACCAAAGAAAATAAAGTGATTTTAGTGGCCCAGTACAAACCACCAGGAAATATGCGCGGAGATTATGCAGACAATGTTTTCCCGAGGAGTGGTCGTGATCGCTCACCAAGCCCAAAAACAAAG AAAGCTTCGAAAGGCGGTGGTGCTCGACGAGactccagtagctccagcagcagTAGCAGTGACGATGATAGAAAGACTACG cataaGATCAAAACGGAAAAGAAGATCCAGGTGACGGTTAAAAAG GTTGAGGCACTCAAGCTGGACGAACCTGACGTATCTCCGAAAGATCTAAGGGAATTCCGCAGAGATCTTCTAAAAGCCCAAAATAAGATCAGGGAAAAACATAACGCCGAACCACTAAAACGCTCCAAGGACTTGCAGGAGCGAGCACAAGATTGGGCAGCTCATCTTGCCAAGAAGGGAGAATTCAAGAACAGTGATAATTCCGACGTTGGGGAGAACATTGCTATGCATTACAATAGCGCCTCCTTTGATTTTTCAG GTGAGCAAGCAGCTGAATTATGGTACAAACAAAGGGAGAAATATGACTTCAAGAAGCCAGGATTTACGAATGGAGCAG GCCAATTCACTCAGATGGTGTGGAAGGGTTCCAAAGAGTTTGGAGCCGGCAAAGCAATCACCAAAGAAGGCAAAGTTATTGTGGTTGGTTTTTACAAACCTCCTGGTAACTACAAGAAGGAATTCGAAGACAATGTGGACAAACCAAGGAAGTAA